From Methylobacterium radiodurans, a single genomic window includes:
- a CDS encoding beta-glucosidase: MSAPVRPPGSPFRSLFLGGFECSTHRRADGRRLDLVAATGHDRHALADYRALTEHGMLAARDGLRWHRIETAPGRYDWSSALPMLEAQRETGLQVIWDLCHYGWPDDLDIWSDGFIERFAAFAAEAARCIRQVSGAPPFLCTVNEISYWAWAGGEVGRIGPLATGAGPALKRQLVRAALAATRAVRAVESAARFLLAEPAIHVVGGPDPESREAAAAYRAVQYEALDMVAGRLAPELGGAAAALDLVGLNFYPDNQWVHGGGTIPLGHHAYRPFRQMLAEAYARYGRPLLVSETGAEGTAKAAWLHYVCGEVRAAQAAGVPVLGICLYPIQDYPGWENERPCAVGLFSAPDAAGVRAIDGPLAAELREQQVRFEAAGWGERA, translated from the coding sequence ATGAGCGCGCCCGTGCGCCCGCCAGGCTCCCCGTTCCGCAGCCTGTTCCTCGGCGGCTTCGAGTGCTCCACGCACCGGCGCGCCGACGGAAGACGCCTCGACCTCGTGGCGGCGACGGGCCACGACCGGCACGCCCTCGCCGATTACCGGGCCCTCACCGAGCACGGCATGCTGGCGGCGCGCGACGGCCTGCGCTGGCACCGCATCGAGACCGCGCCGGGCCGCTACGACTGGTCGAGCGCGCTGCCGATGCTGGAGGCCCAGCGCGAGACCGGCCTGCAGGTGATCTGGGACCTCTGCCATTACGGCTGGCCGGACGATCTCGATATCTGGTCGGACGGCTTCATCGAGCGCTTCGCGGCCTTCGCGGCGGAGGCCGCGCGGTGCATCCGGCAGGTCTCAGGCGCGCCGCCCTTCCTGTGCACCGTCAACGAGATCTCCTACTGGGCCTGGGCCGGCGGCGAGGTCGGGCGGATCGGGCCGTTGGCGACGGGTGCCGGGCCCGCGCTCAAACGCCAACTCGTGCGCGCCGCCCTCGCCGCGACGCGGGCCGTGCGCGCGGTGGAGTCGGCCGCGCGCTTCCTCCTCGCGGAGCCGGCGATCCACGTCGTCGGCGGTCCTGACCCGGAGAGCCGGGAGGCGGCCGCCGCCTACCGGGCGGTGCAGTACGAGGCCCTCGACATGGTGGCGGGACGCCTCGCGCCGGAGCTCGGCGGGGCGGCCGCCGCGCTCGATCTCGTCGGCCTGAACTTCTACCCGGACAACCAGTGGGTCCATGGCGGCGGCACGATCCCGCTCGGGCACCACGCCTACCGGCCGTTCCGCCAGATGCTGGCCGAGGCCTACGCGCGCTACGGCCGGCCGCTCCTTGTCTCCGAGACCGGGGCCGAGGGTACCGCGAAGGCCGCTTGGCTCCATTACGTCTGCGGCGAGGTGCGGGCCGCGCAGGCGGCGGGTGTGCCGGTCCTCGGGATCTGCCTCTACCCAATCCAGGACTATCCGGGCTGGGAGAACGAGCGGCCCTGCGCCGTCGGCCTCTTCTCCGCACCCGACGCGGCCGGGGTCCGGGCAATCGACGGACCGCTCGCGGCCGAGTTGCGCGAGCAGCAGGTCCGCTTCGAGGCGGCAGGATGGGGAGAGCGCGCATGA
- a CDS encoding ABC transporter ATP-binding protein: MTQEFGGAGFETVGPEAGSGPAHLRDGGRFILHHMRAWRGHFAVLFCLVVASAGCGIGQQYGLKLLVDALAGPRALGEAVLWALALFLVLIAIEAALARLTGWLACRTTVGVGVDLRNELFDHLSGQSMRYFAENLAGSLGQRITATAGNFGALINTVVWRIIPPVVDVAGAVLIFASLDGVLTLALLAMIVVVTAGLIWFGARGRPIHRAYSGEAAAIAGDLVDTIAHMWTVKAFSARVRERERLGAGFRREAAAQRRSWLYLEKARLIHDAALWVLAAGILTWTLQLWSRGAASAGSVVLVASLTLRILHSSKDMALSLVDVAQHFGFIEETLSVIAKPCTVRDAACAPPLIARRGEVELEGVSFAYGSGPPVLSNVTLTISAGQKVGIVGPSGAGKSTLVHLIQRLYDVDAGEIRIDGQPIAAVRQDSLREALAVVPQEIGLLHRSVSDNIRFARPEADDAAVMAAARAAACDGFVRGLANGYDTIVGERGARLSGGQRQRIGIARAILKRAPILLLDEATSALDTETEMAIQAALVRIMRDRTVIAVAHRLSTLTTFDRILVVEGGRIVEDGTIRQLREANGLFEEMWRLQAEGLSDAGVMDAA, encoded by the coding sequence ATGACGCAAGAGTTCGGAGGCGCGGGATTCGAGACAGTCGGACCGGAGGCCGGCTCGGGCCCCGCGCATCTGCGCGACGGGGGCCGCTTCATCCTGCACCACATGCGGGCGTGGCGCGGGCATTTCGCCGTCCTGTTCTGCCTCGTCGTCGCCTCCGCCGGCTGCGGGATCGGCCAGCAATACGGGTTGAAGCTCTTGGTCGATGCCCTGGCGGGTCCGCGTGCGCTCGGCGAGGCGGTCCTGTGGGCGCTCGCCCTGTTCCTCGTCCTCATTGCGATCGAGGCCGCGCTCGCGCGCCTGACCGGGTGGCTCGCCTGCCGCACGACGGTCGGCGTCGGCGTGGACCTGCGCAACGAGCTCTTCGACCACCTGAGCGGCCAGTCGATGCGCTACTTCGCGGAGAACCTCGCCGGCTCGCTCGGCCAGCGCATCACCGCCACCGCGGGGAATTTCGGGGCGCTCATCAACACCGTCGTCTGGCGCATCATCCCGCCCGTTGTGGACGTGGCCGGCGCGGTGCTCATCTTCGCGAGCCTCGACGGCGTCCTCACCCTGGCGCTCCTCGCGATGATCGTCGTGGTGACGGCGGGCCTGATCTGGTTCGGCGCGCGCGGGCGCCCGATCCACCGGGCCTATTCGGGCGAGGCCGCGGCCATCGCTGGCGATCTGGTCGATACCATCGCCCATATGTGGACCGTGAAGGCGTTCTCGGCCCGGGTGCGCGAGCGCGAGCGCCTCGGGGCGGGCTTCCGCCGGGAGGCGGCGGCGCAGCGGCGCAGCTGGCTCTATCTCGAGAAGGCGCGCCTCATTCACGACGCCGCGCTCTGGGTCCTCGCCGCCGGCATTCTCACCTGGACGCTGCAGCTCTGGAGCCGCGGCGCGGCGAGCGCGGGCAGCGTCGTCCTGGTGGCGAGCCTCACGCTGCGGATCCTGCATTCCTCGAAGGACATGGCGCTCTCGCTCGTCGATGTCGCGCAGCATTTCGGCTTCATCGAGGAGACGCTCTCGGTGATCGCCAAGCCCTGCACCGTGCGGGATGCGGCCTGCGCCCCCCCACTGATCGCCCGCCGCGGCGAGGTCGAGTTGGAGGGCGTCTCCTTCGCCTACGGTTCGGGCCCGCCGGTGCTCTCCAACGTGACGCTCACCATCTCGGCCGGCCAGAAGGTCGGGATCGTCGGCCCGTCGGGGGCTGGCAAGTCGACGCTCGTTCACCTGATCCAGCGGCTCTACGACGTCGATGCGGGCGAGATCCGTATCGACGGCCAGCCGATCGCCGCCGTGCGGCAGGACTCGCTGCGCGAAGCGCTGGCGGTGGTGCCGCAGGAGATCGGCCTCCTGCACCGCTCGGTGAGCGACAACATCCGCTTTGCCAGACCCGAGGCCGACGACGCGGCCGTGATGGCGGCGGCACGTGCGGCCGCTTGCGACGGTTTCGTACGCGGCTTGGCCAACGGTTACGACACAATCGTCGGCGAGCGCGGCGCGCGGCTCTCGGGCGGGCAGCGCCAGCGCATCGGCATCGCCCGCGCGATCCTGAAGCGAGCGCCCATCCTACTTCTCGACGAGGCGACGTCTGCCCTCGACACCGAGACCGAGATGGCGATCCAGGCAGCACTCGTCCGTATCATGCGGGATCGCACGGTCATCGCCGTGGCACACCGCCTCTCGACGCTCACCACCTTCGACCGGATTCTGGTCGTCGAAGGCGGCCGCATCGTGGAGGACGGCACGATCCGGCAATTGCGCGAAGCGAACGGCCTCTTCGAGGAGATGTGGCGCCTGCAGGCGGAGGGATTGTCCGATGCCGGCGTGATGGATGCGGCCTGA
- a CDS encoding NAD(P)/FAD-dependent oxidoreductase, translating to MSEQHLATEPHVVIVGAGFGGLAAAKALAGSSVQVTIIDSNNYHLFVPLLYQVATAALSPADIAEPIRHILAPYPNIRVVMGRVTGVDIGAKRVHLAEGDAIAYDRLIIATGSTSSYFGHDDWAPHAPALKSIEEARAIRTRVLEAFERAEWTQDAAERRRQMTIVVVGGGPTGVEMAGSIAELARHALARDFRRIDPAAARVILVEAGPRLLTAFPEALASYAQRSLERLGVTVTTGVPVEAIDGRGVTMGGRLVQAATVIWGAGVRASPAASWLGISTDRSGRIPVAADLSVAGVPDVYALGDTALCRDASGQPLPGLAQVAQQQGTHLGRALRENLTSGTVLPPFVFRNRGNAAIVGRHAAIFDFGRGRRLKGFVAWLLWAAVHVVLLVDFAQRSRVTLQWLWRYLTYRRGARLITAPAQSTSVRG from the coding sequence ATGTCTGAGCAGCACCTGGCCACCGAGCCGCATGTCGTGATCGTTGGAGCCGGGTTCGGCGGACTCGCCGCCGCCAAAGCGCTGGCTGGATCGTCGGTGCAGGTCACCATAATCGACAGCAACAACTACCATCTCTTCGTGCCGCTGCTCTACCAAGTGGCGACCGCCGCGCTCTCGCCGGCCGACATTGCCGAGCCCATCCGCCACATCCTGGCGCCCTATCCGAACATCCGGGTGGTCATGGGCCGGGTGACTGGGGTCGATATCGGGGCCAAGCGCGTCCACTTGGCGGAGGGTGATGCCATCGCCTACGACCGCCTCATCATCGCCACTGGCTCGACCAGCAGCTATTTCGGTCACGACGACTGGGCGCCCCACGCGCCCGCGCTGAAGAGCATCGAGGAGGCCCGGGCGATCCGGACGCGTGTGCTCGAGGCCTTCGAACGAGCCGAGTGGACGCAGGATGCGGCCGAGCGGAGGCGTCAGATGACCATCGTCGTGGTGGGCGGTGGGCCGACCGGAGTGGAGATGGCGGGGTCGATCGCCGAGCTGGCGCGCCACGCCCTGGCGCGCGATTTCCGCCGGATCGACCCGGCCGCGGCGCGGGTGATCCTGGTGGAGGCGGGCCCGCGCCTGCTCACCGCCTTTCCCGAGGCGCTCGCCTCCTACGCGCAACGCTCTCTCGAACGCCTGGGGGTGACGGTCACGACCGGCGTTCCCGTGGAGGCCATCGACGGCCGCGGCGTAACGATGGGCGGACGCCTCGTCCAGGCTGCAACGGTGATCTGGGGTGCGGGCGTGCGTGCCTCACCCGCCGCCTCCTGGCTCGGGATCTCGACGGACCGCAGCGGCCGGATCCCAGTCGCCGCAGACCTCTCGGTCGCCGGCGTTCCCGATGTCTACGCTCTGGGCGATACGGCGCTGTGCCGGGACGCGTCGGGCCAGCCTCTCCCGGGTCTGGCACAGGTTGCCCAGCAACAGGGCACGCATCTCGGCCGCGCGCTCCGCGAGAACCTGACCAGCGGGACGGTGCTGCCGCCTTTCGTCTTCCGCAACCGGGGCAATGCCGCCATCGTCGGCCGCCACGCAGCGATCTTCGATTTCGGCCGCGGCCGGCGTCTCAAGGGATTTGTCGCCTGGCTGCTCTGGGCTGCGGTGCACGTCGTGCTGCTCGTGGACTTCGCCCAGCGTTCCCGCGTCACCCTGCAATGGCTCTGGCGCTACCTGACCTACCGACGTGGCGCCCGTCTCATCACAGCTCCGGCGCAGTCGACTTCTGTCCGAGGCTGA